A part of Myxococcus landrumus genomic DNA contains:
- a CDS encoding tetratricopeptide repeat protein, which produces MVPRPVLIGCAVVAVFAGGFLRWWREPSRGAGPPGAETSLERLARLDRESSPDDAVAQGRLATEWVRLGLRSEDSQHLLRARIAARRALLIDPERVDALKVELLLLHHDHRFRELRDAAAGLAEQSPPDAFFVGLLGDAELELGRYDEAEAAYQRMMDLKPSHATYTRVGYLRLLLGDVDGAISVLKLAADSVDRRDGDSVARALCELGDAYLAKGSPDTAFEYFTVALTHSPALDRAHVGRGHVLRSRGQPEAAAEEYRVAVASRPRAGHRAFLADALAAAGHEEEARAESTRAVHDVADDAREHARLLLEQGGDLAQAEALARQEMTHRQDVFTQAVLAHALVSAGKVEEARPLAAAAVRLGTRNARLHHVAGLVEAASGNRDAARHHLDAALRGFPPLSPRAEAKARAMLEAWTPPANVGARAEGKHLP; this is translated from the coding sequence ATGGTCCCTCGACCGGTGCTCATCGGCTGTGCGGTGGTCGCGGTCTTCGCGGGTGGATTCCTGCGGTGGTGGAGGGAGCCCTCCCGCGGGGCCGGGCCCCCCGGCGCCGAGACATCCCTGGAGCGACTGGCGAGACTGGACCGCGAGTCCTCGCCAGACGATGCCGTGGCCCAGGGCCGGCTCGCCACGGAATGGGTTCGGCTGGGCCTTCGCTCCGAGGATTCACAACACCTGCTGCGCGCGCGCATCGCGGCGCGACGCGCACTGCTCATCGACCCCGAGCGTGTGGACGCGCTCAAGGTGGAGCTGCTGCTGCTCCACCATGACCATCGCTTCCGGGAGCTTCGCGATGCCGCGGCCGGACTCGCGGAACAGTCTCCCCCCGATGCTTTCTTCGTGGGCTTGCTCGGTGACGCGGAGCTGGAGCTGGGCCGCTATGACGAGGCGGAGGCGGCCTATCAGCGGATGATGGACCTGAAGCCCTCCCATGCGACGTACACCCGCGTGGGCTATCTGCGCCTCTTGCTCGGTGACGTGGACGGAGCCATCTCGGTCCTGAAGCTCGCCGCGGACTCGGTGGACCGAAGGGACGGGGACTCCGTCGCCCGTGCCCTGTGCGAGCTGGGCGATGCGTACCTCGCGAAGGGCTCGCCCGACACGGCGTTCGAGTACTTCACCGTGGCACTCACGCATTCCCCGGCCCTCGACCGCGCCCATGTGGGGCGAGGACATGTCCTGCGTTCCCGAGGACAACCCGAGGCGGCGGCCGAGGAGTACCGCGTGGCAGTGGCCTCACGGCCTCGCGCGGGACACCGTGCGTTCCTCGCGGATGCACTCGCGGCGGCGGGACACGAGGAAGAGGCGCGGGCCGAGTCCACCCGCGCGGTGCACGACGTGGCCGATGATGCCCGCGAGCATGCGCGGCTCCTGCTGGAACAAGGCGGAGATCTGGCCCAGGCGGAGGCCCTCGCACGGCAGGAGATGACACACCGGCAGGATGTCTTCACCCAGGCCGTGCTGGCCCATGCGCTCGTCAGCGCGGGCAAGGTGGAGGAGGCCCGGCCCCTGGCGGCCGCGGCGGTGAGGCTCGGCACGAGGAACGCGCGCCTGCACCATGTCGCGGGGCTCGTCGAAGCGGCGAGCGGAAACCGGGACGCCGCCCGCCACCACCTGGACGCGGCGCTGAGAGGCTTTCCACCCCTCTCCCCACGAGCGGAGGCGAAGGCCCGCGCGATGCTGGAGGCGTGGACACCTCCGGCGAACGTCGGCGCGCGGGCCGAGGGCAAGCACCTGCCGTGA
- a CDS encoding DUF4331 domain-containing protein gives MRAPLPAWRLLAVQLLLTSTLAVASSHREAPLISNDPAADGTDLYAWKQGTSLVLVANYYPIGIPYGGPNYYLFDDNVLYEIQIDQSGDGAPDIRYQFRFRTQIRRSPLPSAGVVAGYDAFKDSFLYAFAGVKTATAPEILRYQTYTLTKVAGAGAQQVIVKDAPVAPDNVGRLTTPAYPQTEGSTTLDAITSSAIQTGLGAASKYKVFAGPRDDPFFVNLSKTFDFLDYSGKPNRDDLAGLNVMSLVIELPLTEFSSPHLGIWTTASRPRVTTRRPDGAVEASGAWVQVSRLGNPLVNEVVVPMKFKDFFNASRPQNDLATPTIVAIINNPELPQLLQAKGFIPLAPPAPRTDLVALFTRNTQGKATGEMLHINTGTDSTFPNGRLLTDDVTDVALKAVGGAFFTTFTDGGPATLPDGGGTFASAASTLGDGVAANDVPFLTTFPYLAPPHSGNPTP, from the coding sequence ATGAGAGCTCCCCTTCCCGCCTGGCGTTTGCTCGCGGTCCAACTGCTCCTCACCTCCACCCTCGCCGTGGCCTCGAGTCATCGCGAAGCCCCCCTCATCAGCAATGACCCCGCGGCGGATGGAACGGACCTGTACGCGTGGAAGCAGGGCACCAGTCTGGTGCTGGTGGCCAATTACTATCCCATTGGCATTCCCTACGGCGGGCCCAACTACTACCTGTTCGACGACAACGTCCTCTACGAAATCCAGATCGACCAGTCGGGCGATGGTGCCCCGGACATCCGCTACCAGTTCCGCTTCCGCACCCAGATTCGCCGAAGCCCCCTGCCCTCCGCGGGGGTTGTCGCGGGCTATGACGCCTTCAAGGATTCGTTCCTCTACGCCTTCGCGGGCGTGAAGACCGCCACGGCGCCGGAGATTCTCCGCTACCAGACGTACACCCTCACGAAGGTGGCCGGAGCCGGCGCTCAACAGGTCATCGTCAAGGATGCGCCGGTGGCGCCCGACAACGTGGGTCGGCTGACGACCCCCGCCTATCCCCAGACAGAGGGCTCCACGACGTTGGACGCCATCACCTCCAGCGCCATCCAGACGGGCCTGGGGGCGGCGTCGAAGTACAAGGTCTTCGCGGGCCCTCGGGATGACCCGTTCTTCGTCAACCTCTCCAAGACGTTCGACTTTCTCGACTACTCGGGCAAGCCCAACCGGGATGACCTCGCGGGGCTGAACGTGATGTCGCTCGTCATCGAGCTGCCCCTGACGGAGTTCAGCTCGCCGCATCTGGGTATCTGGACGACGGCCAGCCGCCCGCGCGTCACCACGCGTCGCCCGGATGGCGCGGTGGAGGCGAGCGGCGCCTGGGTGCAGGTGTCCCGCCTGGGCAATCCCCTGGTGAACGAAGTGGTCGTCCCCATGAAGTTCAAGGACTTCTTCAACGCGTCCCGGCCCCAGAACGACCTGGCCACCCCCACCATCGTCGCCATCATCAACAACCCGGAGCTGCCACAGCTTCTCCAGGCGAAAGGATTCATTCCCCTGGCGCCCCCCGCGCCACGCACGGACCTGGTCGCCCTCTTCACCCGCAACACCCAGGGCAAGGCCACCGGCGAGATGCTCCACATCAACACCGGCACGGACTCCACGTTCCCCAATGGCAGGCTTCTCACCGATGACGTGACCGACGTGGCGCTCAAGGCCGTGGGCGGAGCGTTCTTCACCACGTTCACGGACGGAGGGCCCGCCACCCTGCCGGATGGAGGCGGTACCTTCGCCAGCGCGGCCAGCACCCTGGGGGATGGCGTGGCGGCCAACGACGTGCCCTTCCTCACCACGTTCCCCTATCTCGCGCCCCCACACTCGGGCAATCCCACGCCCTGA